The DNA sequence TATTTTTACAACATGATTTCGCCGCAAGATTTTCAAAAGCTCAAATATGATACTCTTAAGTATTTCTGGGGTTATACCGACTTCAGAGATGCTCAAGAAGAAATTATTAACGCTGTCATTAATGAAAAAGACACTTTGGTTCTGTTACCCACAGGAGCAGGAAAATCTTTATGCTATCAATTACCCGCTTTACTGAAAGAAGGAACCTGCCTGGTAGTTTCTCCCTTACTTGCACTAATGAAAGACCAAGTAAATCAGCTTAAATCCCGTGGTATAGAAGCAGAATATCTTTCCTCTGAACTGGATGAATATGATGCGGAAACAATTTACGACCGCTGTAAAGAAGGCCTTACCAAATTACTCTATGTTTCTCCTGAAAGACTTACCAATACTCAGTTTATTCAGAACATGCAGGAAATTCAGTTATCCTTTATTGCAGTTGATGAAGCTCACTGTATCTCAGAATGGGGTCAGGATTTTAGACCAAGTTATCAGAATATTAAAGGATTCAGAAGCAATAATCCTGAGATCCCTTGTCTTGCCCTGACAGCCACTGCAACACCAAAAGTCCTGGAAGAAATCAAAAATAAACTGGAGCTTAAGAAACCCTTTGTTTTCCAAAAAAGTTTCAAGAGAGAGAACATTAAAATATTTACAGATGAAGTAGCTGATAAATTCCAACGTGTTTTTGATATTCTAAAATACAGTAATGATTCTGGAATTGTATATGTAAGAACCAGAAAAGAAGCTGAACTGCTGGCAGAATTTTTGAAAAAAAATCAACTGAAAAATGTAGATTATTTTCATGCGGGCCTAACCACCAAAGAAAAAAATGCCAGACAGAATCTTTGGAACAACAGTGACAATCATGTTCTTATTTCCACCAATGCCTTTGGAATGGGTATTGACAAAGATAATGTACGATTTGTAATCCACTACTCTCCTGCCGCCTCCCTGGAAAACTATTATCAAGAAATCGGAAGAGCCGGAAGAGATGGAAAAGACAGTTTTGCCTTCATGCTTTGGAATAAACAGGAACTCCTGAATTTTGATCAGATCTTAAAAAACCAAACACCCAACAAAGCAGAATTTTTAAAGATCATCAGCTACCTCTACTCTATTTTCCAGGTAGCAGAATTTGAGCTTCCTGAAAAAACATTCCAGCTGAATACTCTTGGGATACAGAATTTCACAAAACTGTCGAAAGCAAAAATCAACAACATACTTAATTTTCTGCACAACCAGGAAATTATCTACTACAATGAAAACAAAAGCCTGTCTTCTCTCGAACTATTTATCAAAGCAGACGAGATAGATCAGCTACCACAAAAAGATGCTTATTTCATGGAGCTTCTTTTCCGTACGATATCCGGTATTACTACCCATAAGGTAATGTTCAGCGAACAGCAGGTAAGCAATAAAATCAATGTCAGTGTCCCTTTGATCAAAGAACGTCTTAAGGAACTGCAGCAAAAGAATTACCTTGAATATATTGATGGCGCGCTGTCCAGTATTAAATTCCTGAAACCCCGCGATGAAAGAGCGGTAAATAGTGCGTATTGGAAGTTGTTTGAACATATTCAGAGAAATAAAATCCAGAAATGGGAAGAGATGAAGTTTTATGCAGAAAATAATGAATACTGCAAAATGAAACTCATCCTGGCCTATTTTGGTGAAAAAAATTCAAAAAACTGTGGCCAATGTTCTGTTTGTGAAAAAAATAAACAGTCAATGTTTGGTAAAAATATTTCCCAGCAGATCATTAATTTATTAGCTAAAAAGCCGTCAACAATTGAAGAGCTTTCTATACAGTTGAGCTATCATTCTAAAGAGAATATCTTAGAAAACCTTATTTTTCTTTTAGATTCCGGAAAGGTAAGAATGCTGAACTTCAGAACGTACGAGCTTAATCATCAATAATGAGCAATGAGCAATAATAAGAATAGAATATTTTTTAATTAAAAAATAAAATATACTCATCCTATCTCTAAAACTCTACTACTCTCAGACTTTAACACCCTTCGACTCTCAGATCAAAAACTTATCTTTGTAGTATGAAATCATTGAAAGTCGTTTTTTTAGGGACTCCTGAGTTTGCAAAAACATCTTTGGAGGCAATCCATCAATCTCACCATCAGGTGGTAGGTGTTGTAACTGTAGCTGATAAAGCAAGTGGACGTGGACAGAAAATTCACCAATCCCCTGTAAAAGTCTATGCTGAAGAAAACAATATCCCTGTTTTTCAGCCGGAAAAGCTGAGAAATCCTGAATTTTTGGAAGAACTTAGAAAACTGGATGCTGATGTTTTTGTAGTAGTGGCTTTCAGAATGATGCCTAAAGTTCTTTTTGAAATGCCTAAAATGGGTACCTTCAATCTTCATGCTTCTTTACTGCCAGATTACAGAGGAGCAGCTCCCATCAACTATGCAGTCATTAACGGTGAAGAAAAATCAGGAGCAACTACTTTCTTTATTAATGAAAAAATTGATGAAGGTAATATTCTTCTTCAGCAGGAAATAGAAATTTTACCTGACGAAAATGCAGGAAGCCTTCATGACAGACTCATGGAAGTGGGTTCAAAACTCGTAGTGAAAACATTAGACGGTCTTGCTGAAAACGCTATTGAAGAAAAACCTCAGCCACAGGTAGAACATCCTAAAAATGCTTATAAAATTTTCAAGGAAGATACCAGAATCAAGTGGGATCAGTCTTCAAAAACCATTCATCAGTTTATTCTGGGAATGTCTCCTTATCCTGCAGCTTTCACAACTTTAAAAATTGAAAACGAAGAAAAAGGATTAAAGATATTCGGTGGCAAATTTGAACTTTCTGACCATGGAAAACCGGTAGGAACTTTAGATATTTCCAAAAATGAATTTAAAATCTATACTCAGGACGGAATTTATTATCCTCTGGAACTTCAGTTGGAAGGTAAAAAAAGAATGACTGTAAAGGATTTTTTAAATGGTTTCAGGAATTTCGATGGAATCACATTAAACTAAGAATAAGATTCAGATCATTATCTTACTATACAAAAGCCATAAAAGTATTTGAAATAAAACTTTTATGGCTTTTTAAATTTTATATCATTAAAAAAGGCTTAGGAAATCCTAAACCTTTTATATTGTAAACAGTTAAAACTTATCGTTGACTATTCAATTTATTATAGTTGAACCATCTCGGTAACCTCTACATCGTATCCTCCAACCTGAGGTTTGATATTAGGATTTTGAGTGATTACTTTGAACTTATTAATTCCTAAATTCTTTAAGATCTGCGTTCCAATTCCATAATCTCTGTAATTGTACGCTAAAGTAGGATGCTGCTCCTGACCATCCTGATAGTTCAGAAACTGCTGAAGTTTTCTCAATGTATTTTCAGAATTAGAAACGTTATTGATAAAAATGATCGCTCCTTTTCCAGCTTCATTTACCATACCGGTTACTTTTTCCAATAATGGCTTTTCACCGTTATTTAATCTTGTCAACACATCGAAATAAGAATCAGAAGACTGTACTCTCACTAAAACCGGCTCATCTACGGTCCATGCTCCTTTTGTCAGTGCAAAGTGGATCTGATCATTAGAAGTTTCTCTGAAAGCATAAAAATCAAAATCACCGTAGTGCGTTTTCACTTTTTTCTCTTCAAGTCTTTCAACCAGGTTACCTTTTTTAAGCTGATAATGGATCAGATCTTCAATAGAAACAATCTTCATATCGTGTTTCTGAGCGAATGCATGAAGTTCAGGCAGACGGGACATAGTACCATCCTCATTCATGATCTCACAGATTACTCCACCTTCTTTTAGCCCTGCTAAATTCGTAAGATCGATAGCAGCTTCAGTATGTCCGGCTCTTTTCAATACTCCTCCTTTTCTTGCACGAAGCGGGAAAATGTGGCCAGGTCTCATAAAGTCTGTAGGTTTGGATTTTTCATCCATCAGTGCTAAAATTGTTTTTGCTCTGTCTCCTGCAGAAATTCCGGTAGATGTTCCGTTTCCTAAAAGGTCAACCGATACGGTAAAAGCAGTTTCTTTAGGATCGCTGCTTCTGCTTACCATCACTTCAAGCCCAAGCTCATCACATCTTTTTTCAGGAAGCGGCATACAAATAAGCCCTCTTCCATGAAGAGCCATAAAATTGATAATTTCCGGTGTTGTCAACTCTGCTGCGCAAAGAAAATCTCCTTCATTTTCTCTGTCTTCATCATCTACTACTATGATTATTTTACCATTTTTAAGGTCTTCAATAGCCTCTGGAATAGTATTTAATTTAATATCGGACATTTTTACTTTTTATTTTTGCAAAGATACTCATAAAAATAAGCATCTGCCAATTAATTATGAAGGGTTTATTACGCTTCGGATAAAGAGTTCACAGCCTCTCTGAAAATTTCGTAAGATCTTAATCTTTTCTGATGGTCGTAGATATGGGAGTTGATCATCAGTTCATCCACCTGGAATTTTTCCTGAAAATTTTTAAGCTTTTCCTGAACTTCATCCTGATCTCCGATAAAAGTATATCTCAGTTTCTGCAGAACCATGGATTTTTCCATTGGTGACCAGATTTCGTCCATATCGTCAACAGGCGGAGCAAAAGGCTTTCTGTCGTTTCTTACAATATTGATGAAGGCCTGGAATAAAGTAGTAGAGATTTTATGTGCTTCCTCAGAGGTTTCTGCTGCTACGCCATTTACGCAGGCAATAATATAAGGCTTATCCAGATATTTTGAAGGCTCAAAATGTTCTCTGTATATTTTAAAAGCCATTTCCATCTGCTCCGGAGCAAAATGTCCCGCAAATGCATAAGGTAAGCCAAGTTCCGCAGCCAGCCATGCACTATCTGTACTTGATCCCAGAATATAAATGGGAACATCCAGCCCTTCCCCAGGAATAGCACGAACCATAGCATCTGAATTTTCCTTAGAAAAATAACGCTGAAGTTCCAGAATCTGTCTTGGAAACTGTTCATTAATAATAGCAGGATTTCTTCCCAATGCCTGAGCCGTCAATCCGTCAGTTCCGGGTGCTCTTCCAACCCCAAGATCTATTCTTCCGGGAAAAAGAGACTCCAGGGTACCGAACTGTTCTGCAATAATCAGAGAGCTGTGGTTCGGAAGCATAACACCGCCGGAACCCACTCTGATTGTCTTCGTTCCGTTGGCAATAAAACCGATCAGAACTGAAGTAGCCGAGCTCGCAATACTTTCCATATTGTGATGCTCTGCCAGCCAAAATCTTTTATAGTTTAAATTTTCAGCATGGTTCGCTAATGATAAGCTGTCCTGAAAAGTATCGTGAATGCTTTTGCCTTGCTTTACCGGTGCAAGATCTAAAACAGAAATTTCAAAATTTTTCATATTGAGATGTTAATTTTTCTTTGGTCTGAAAAAACCATACAAATTTAAAACATAAAATCTGCATTAGTTACTTTTTGTAATTAATAAAACCGATCGGTTAATTCAGGGAAAAACTATTGGAATTAAAATTTTCTTTAGTTGATTTTAGTTATATGATTTTTGAATAAATACTTTACTAAAATTTATAGAATTCAACAATAATAATTCAATAAAAAGAGAAATATTTATTATATTCGTATACCAAATCATTAAAAAAACTTTAATATGAACAAAAAAACCAATGGGCTGTTTTCTCAGAAAATATTCTCAAAAAGAACTGTCCTTATGAGCATTATTATGACTGCAGTTCTAACATCATGTAGTAAGAATAATGAAGAAATCACTTCAGAAGCTCAAACCAATGCTTTCAATGTTAAAAACGTTAAAAAAGGACAAATGAATGGTCAGGAAATCACTTATGAAAGAAAAAACGGAATGAATTTTTTCCAGGGAGATATTGTTTTGTCCGACAAACAACTGGCAGAAGGTAGTGAAGCCAATAAGGGCGGCGCTAGTTTTTCAAGATGGCCAAACGGTAAAATTTATTACACCATTGCCAGTAACATGGGCTCTATCAATGTCAATAAAATCAATTCTGCAATCAGCGAGTACAACAACAAAACCAATACTCAGTGGATCTACCGCACTAATCAGTCTAATTATGTTGAATTTATTTTTGGAAGTTCATCAGGATCGGATGGCTGGGCTCATATCGGTTATCAGGGAGGAAAACAAACCGTTTCTCTGGACCAGTATATTTCTGTAGGATCGGTAATTCATGAAATGGGACATACAGTAGGACTTTATCATGAGCATACCCGTAAAGACAGGGATCAATATGTAAAAATCCTGTGGAACAATATCCAGAGCGGGCAGTCTTATAATTTCAATATCTATAACTCAGGAACGGATATTGGCCCTTTTAATATTAATTCCGTGATGATGTACTGGCCGACTTCTTATTCTAAAAATGGACTGCCAACTATCACAAGAGCGGATAATTCGAACTTTACGTATAACAGAACCGGTTTTACAACAGGAGATATTAATACAATCAACACAATGTATCCTTAATTTTCAGGAACATGTGTAAATAAAAGAAAGAACTCTTATGAGTTCTTTTCTTTTTTATAATTATAATGATTGATCAGAATCCTGATTTCATTGAATTCAAAATGACTAGGGAGTGCGCTCTTCCACTCTGTGAGGGTTTCGTGCGGATTTTTGTAGAATTCATCCTCAAAAGCCCTGATTTTATCTGAAGTGATGACTCTTGCAATATCCAGCAATCCCTGTTCTGCAAATTTGGCTAAATGGCCAATCACCGTTTCTTTTACCAAACCTCTTTCCAAAGCAATTTCACCGATAGTTTTTCCCTGTTCAAACAACTGGAACGTTAAAACCTGAGATGGAACTTTAGCGATTTTCAGATTGATTTCTTTATCGTTCTTTTCATCTAAAAGTTTAGTTTCCAGAAGATAAATTTCTCTTAAACTATTCAGGTATTCTTCAATATCTTCCAGCCAGTTTTTGAATTCCTCGTTGTATTGTTTTAAACCTTTTGCTCCTTTTATTTCAGCATAAAATTCTTTCAAAGGATCGAAAATTTTATTTCTGGTTTCTGTAAAGAAGAAATTGACGGCTCCTTTTGATTTACTTTCAATTTCGGACCAGTCTTCTTTTTGTTCAATAAAATTATTGACTTTCTGGAAAATGATTCGTTCCAGCTTTTCAAAGATTTTCCCAAGGTTTACCGCTTCGTGTTTCAACTGAAGATAAAGCTGTTTAGTCTTGGCATGATCTATATTCTTGGTCACAATTGAAAGGTTATTCCACTCTTCTACTTCTTTTAAAAACCATGTACAGTCAAGGGTACGAAGCACTTTTCTGATGCTGTAGTCATACTTCTCCTGATTCAGAATAGCTTCCACATGGTCGTTAGCAATAGTATCGGTATGAAAATGTAAAATCCTGTTATCCTTGAAAATAACTTCAGGGGTAATTTTTGATTTTAAAACAATTCCTTCGAGCGTTCTGCAACGGGATAAAGCTACATATACCTGACCGGCTGTAAAACTTTTCCCAGCATCAATGATTACTTTATCAAACGTAAGTCCCTGACTTTTATGAATGGTAACGGCCCAGGCCAGTTTTATCGGAAACTGTTCAAAACTGCCCAATACCTCTTCCTGGATATTTTTATCGGTATCAAGGAAATATTTTTTCTGTTCCCAGGTTTCTCTTTTAACTATAATTTCACTTTCACTTCCATCCAGAGCAACACGAATTTCATTTTCATCCAATCCAATGATCTCTCCTAGTTTCCCGTTGAAATATTTCTTTTCTCCGGAAATATCATTTCGGATAAACATGATCTGCGCTCCGATTTTCAATTCTAAAAACTGTTCGTTTGGAAACTGGTTTTCTTTAAAATCACCTACAAGTTTAGCTTCATAAATCTGAGGGTCTACCTTGATCTCCGCCAGTTTTTCCAGATTGATTTCATCAGCCATTTTATTGTGAGAGCACAGGTATACATAAGATTCTTTCCCCATGTCAAAATCAGGATCGTATCTTTCATTAAGGTGGTTAAAATCTATATTATCCACATCACCATCTCGGATAGCATTCAGAATCGACAGAAATCCCTGGTCAGACTGTCTGTAAACTTTTGTCAGTTCAATGGTAACAATCGGGATTTCCTTAATGGCATGGCTGTCAAAGAAGAAAGGTGAATTGTAATACATTTTCAGAATATGCTCATCCCTTACCACAGGCGGAAGCTGGAACAAATCTCCAATGAAGAGCATCTGCACCCCTCCGAATCTTTGATTATTTCTTCTGATAAATCTCAAAGAAAAATCCATCATATCCAGAACATCAGCTCTCAACATTGAGACCTCATCAATGATAATGATCTCAACTTCTCTCAGAAGTTTAAGTTTATCTTTACGGTATTTGAAATGGGGCATCAGATCGGCAATATTATTCGCCAAACTGGTGTCTATTCTTTCTGTCGTAGGAAGAAAAGTTCTCAACGGCAGCCCAAACATGGAATGAATTGTAACGCCTCCCGCATTGATTGCAGCAATTCCCGTGGGTGCTACTACAATATGCTTTTTCTTTGTACGTCTTACAAAATCATTGAGAAATGTCGTTTTACCTGTTCCGGCTTTCCCGGTCAGAAAAACACTTCTGTTCGTATATTCTATTAAGTCAAAAAAATGATTGTTCATCGTTGTCAAAAATACGGAAATGAATTTGAATTTCTTACCTTGGCATAAGTTTTGAAAATTCTTAAAAAGAAAAAAGTTTATTGTGAAAAAAATATTCTTCTATTTCCCTGTGATAGTATTAAGTACTACATTAACTATGGTTTCCTGTAATACTTCAAAAAACACCAATATCAATCTTCCTGTAGATATCGCAGACAGACCTGCTGATGAAGACAGCCAGAAGTATGAGCAGGCACAGCTGGATAAATTAAAAGCCTCTATTGAGTCTGAAGTGTCCGGAGAAAAATGTACGGATGCCAGTGAATGGGCGTTTGCGCCCATGGGAGCAAAATCCTGTGGCGGACCTCAGCAATATATTGCTTATCCAAAGAAAATAGAAGCTACTTTCTTACAGAGAGTGAATGATTACACGGAAAAAGTAAAAACTTTTAATGAAAAATATAATATCATGTCGGACTGTGTAGCCATCACACCTCCTACCTCTTTGAAATGTATTCATGGAAAAATCAGACTGATCACGCCTGACAATAACTAACAATAAAACAAAGGTTCTATATCAAATCGAAAAAGCTCTGTCGCAGGACAGAGCTTTTATATTTACAAGATCAATTGAAAATTAAAATTGATGATCTTTAACGTTTTCCTTATACCATGAAGAGTATTTGACATAATTATTTGCAATTCTGTCTACTTCACCTTCCAGTAACTGAGCATTGATATCTTTGATTTTTTTCGCTGGAACTCCACCCCATACTTCTCCGGATTTGATATGAGTACCCTGGGTTACTACAGAACCTGCTCCTACAATAGAATTTTCTTCCACCAAACAGTCATCCATTACAATAGCTCCCATCCCGATCAGAACATTATCTTTAATAGTGCATCCATGAACAATTGCGTTATGCCCGATAGAAACATTATTTCCGATATTCAGAGGACTTTTCTGATAGGTACAATGCAGCATTGCATTATCCTGAACATTTACCTTGTCGCCCATTTTAATATAATGAACATCGCCTCTGATCACAGCATTATACCAAACGCTGCAGTCTCTTCCCATCGTAACATCACCAATAATAGTAGCGGTTTCTGCTAAAAAAGTGTTCTCTCCGATCTGTGGTGCTTTTCCTAAAAGTTCTTTTATAAGTGCCATAATATTAATTTGAAAATTTGAAAATATGCCCAATTGAAAATAGTTATCTTCTGCCTTATAATTTGTGGTATCTAACTTCTAAATTACAGCGATAGCAAAAATCTAACTCTCAATTCTCAGCTTCTAACTTCTAATGCGTATTTTTGTATCTCAAATTTAACGAAAAAATGCGTACCGTACTTATAGAACCTACCGAAAACCCGAAAGTAATGAAATTTGTTGCAGATTACAATCTCATTCCTGGGTCTTTAGAGTTGGACAGAAATTCAGATATATCAGAAATTCCTTTGGCACAGGAGCTTTTCAATTATCCGTTTGTGGAAAGAATTTTCATTACGGCTAATTTTGTAGCTGTGGCAAAACAGGATACCATAGAATGGGAACATGTAGCTGAAAGTCTGAAAAACGTGATTGAGGATGAATTATTGGCTAACCCAAGAATTTATCTTCAGAAGAAAAAAGAAATGTATCAGATCTATGCTGAAATGACTCCGAATCCTAATGTAATGAAATTTGTTTCAAACAAATTGCTGATGGATGGTTTTGTGGAAGTAAAATCAGTTGAAGCTGCTGAGGAAGTTCCTTTGGCACAGGCAATCTTTAAAGAATTTGAATTTACAAAAGAAGTTTTCATTTCTGATAATTTTGTAGCAGTTACCAGAGACAATTCTGTAGAATGGCACCAGGTGATGATGACTGTTCGTGCGCTTATTGCCGAGTATCTTCAAAACGGAGGTGAAATTTCTAAAATAGAACCGCAGAAACATGAAAACCCTGTTGAAAAGATCATCAACAGAGATTATACGGAAGATGAGCAGAAAATTTCTGACATTTTAAATGAATATGTAGCGCCTGCAGTAGAAAATGATGGTGGAAAAATTTCACTAATGGAATATGACCAGGAGAGTAAAACTGCAAAAATGCTTCTACAGGGAGCTTGCTCAGGCTGCCCAAGTTCTACGGCTACTTTGAAAAACGGAATTGAAAATATTTTAAAACAATTCGTTCCGGATCTGGTAGAAAAAGTAGAAGCTGTAAACGGATAATTCAGTTTTAAAATGCCTCCCCAAAAGAAAATTGTCGTTATTATTGGAAGTGCTTCGGAGAACTCCAGCAATCAGAAACTGATGGAGCAGGTACTGGAAAAGATAGAAAATACAGATTTTCTGATGTATAATAATCTTGCTGTTCTTCCTCATTTTGATACTGCAATAACGGATGAGAATATTCCGGATGAAGTTCTGAAGATCAGAGAAGTTATTAAAAATTCAGCAGGTGTAATATTTTCCACTCCGGAATATATTTTCAGTATTCCCGGCAGATTAAAAAATATGTTGGAATGGTGTGTTTCTACAACGATCTTTTCTGATAAGCCGGTTGCAGTGATTACCGCTTCAGCCAGTGGAGAAAAAGGCCATGAAGAGTTATTGATGATTTTAAAGACTCTTGGAGCAACAACAGATGATAAACATCAGGCATTAATAAAGGGGATAAAAGGCAAATTTGACAGCAATGGCTTACTGGAAAGTAATACCTTTGCTAAAGTATCAAAATTAGTAGCAGATTTTACAACGTCTGTTTCATAATTAAAAATTAGAATATTGAATAATAAAGGAATTTTACTGGTCAACCTCGGATCACCGAGATCAACCTCTGTAAACGACGTAAAGGAATATCTTGATGAATTTTTGATGGATGAAAGAGTAATCGATTACCGTTGGATCTTTCGTGCTCTTCTTGTACAGGGAATCATCCTGAAAACAAGACCTGCCAAATCTGCTGAAGCTTATAAAACGGTTTGGACAGATGAAGGTTCACCACTGATTGTCATTACTGAAAAAATTCAGAAAAAACTTCAGAAACTGGTAGATGTTCCCGTGGAAATAGGAATGAGATATGCAGAACCCAGCATTGAAACCGGTATTCAGAAACTGGTAGATCAGGGAATTACTGAGATCGTTCTTTTCCCTTTATATCCTCAATATGCCATGAGTACTACGGAAACGGTAATTGAAAAGGCAGAAGAAGTAAGAAAAAAGAAATTTCCGAAAGTAAAGATCAATTATATTCAGCCTTTTTACAACAGGGATATTTATATCAACTGTCTGGCGGAAAGTATTAAAGAGAAACTTCCTGAAAATTTTGATGCCCTGCAGTTTTCTTATCATGGAGTTCCGGAAAGACATATTTATAAGACAGATCCTACCAAGACCTGTAATCTTAATGACTGCTGTTCCAGAGACGATAATCCGAGCCATCAGTTCTGTTATCGCCATCAATGCTATAACACAACACAGCGTGTTATTGAGAAACTGAATTTACCTAAAGAAAAAACAATCGTTTCTTTCCAGTCAAGATTAGGAAAAGATAAATGGATTGAACCATATACCGACGAAACGTTGGAAACAATTGGTAAAAAAGGGATAAAAAACCTGGCCATAGTATGCCCGGCATTCGTTTCTGACTGTCTTGAAACCCTGGAAGAAATTTCTGTAGAAGGAAAAGAACAGTTTATGCACGGAGGCGGAGAAAATTTCCATTATATCCCATGTCTGAATGATGAGGACCGATGGATTGAAGTCGTAAAAATCCTTTGTGAGGAAAAACTGAATGATTTTTATTTGGTATAATTTACTTCATTCAAAATATACAAATGGCCACAAGTAATTCTTGTGGCCATTTTGCTAAATATATTAAAATTAAATTTGGTGTTTACTTTTTAATCAGGTTTCCTGCTTTCTGTCCGTTTACCATTACGATATATACTCCAGGAAGTATATTGGAAGGAAGCTGGATGTTCAGTTTATTGGCACCTTCTGTAATATCAACTTTTTCAGAAATCTCTTTCTTACCTGTAAGGCTTACCAATTCTACAATTCCTTTTCCGGCTTTACCTTCAAAATTCACAGTGAATCTGTCAGTTGCAGGATTCGGGCTGATGGTATAAGCTGAAACATTTGAAGTTGCTGCTACAAGTCCTGCCGCAGAAGTTCCGCCTCCTACACCTACTGCGTTCCATGCATTGGTAACCTGTGTCACTTCATTGCTTCCAGCTCCGTATAGATCTGCTGCTGCCTGAAGAGAATAAGTTCTTGCGTTGGCATAGTTGGATGATGAAGTCAGGTAAGTTGTTAATGTTCTGTAAGCAATAGCTCCTGCCTTATCCAGTCCGATTCCGGAGACATTATAAGCAAAACCGTTATCATTTGTACCTGAACCTCCTGTTACCAATAAATAGTACCAGAAGTTAAGGACTCCCGAATTGGTATGAACACCGCAATAATCATTGGTTGTCTGTCCCGGCACTGCACATCCTGTAGTTGTAGCATCTTTCCAGTAGGTACCTTTATAAGTATCCGGCTGGCGGTAAGCATTAGGGTTAGACATATCTCTGATGACATAATTGAAATCTTCTCCCAATGTCCAGCTTGCCTGTGTTGGTCTTGCCCAACGTTCTATTGAATTTCCGAAAATATCAGAAAAACCTTCATTTAATGCTCCCGGCTCTCTTTGATACACAAGGTTTGCCGTTTTGGAAGTCATCCCGTGGGTAATTTCATGTCCACATACATCAATAGCTGTTAATGGTTTCCCTCCGTTAGTTGTGGAGCTTCCGTCACCATAGGTCATTCTGGAGCCATCCCAAAATGCATTGAAATAATTGGTAGAATAATGAACATAAGATTTTATTGCAAAATTATTATTGTCAATACTCTTTCTTCCAAATTTTGTATATAAATAATCAACAGTCATTTCTGCTCCCCAATGGGCGTCTGTAGCATATTGATCTTTGTTGGTATTTACATTATTCCATACATTATCTGTATCTGTAAAATCTACTGCTGCAGAATAATTAGTACCTTTTTTAAGATTGTAGGTTTCTACCGCTGTACCCGCATTTCTGCCGGTCTCTCTTAA is a window from the Chryseobacterium indologenes genome containing:
- a CDS encoding RecQ family ATP-dependent DNA helicase — encoded protein: MISPQDFQKLKYDTLKYFWGYTDFRDAQEEIINAVINEKDTLVLLPTGAGKSLCYQLPALLKEGTCLVVSPLLALMKDQVNQLKSRGIEAEYLSSELDEYDAETIYDRCKEGLTKLLYVSPERLTNTQFIQNMQEIQLSFIAVDEAHCISEWGQDFRPSYQNIKGFRSNNPEIPCLALTATATPKVLEEIKNKLELKKPFVFQKSFKRENIKIFTDEVADKFQRVFDILKYSNDSGIVYVRTRKEAELLAEFLKKNQLKNVDYFHAGLTTKEKNARQNLWNNSDNHVLISTNAFGMGIDKDNVRFVIHYSPAASLENYYQEIGRAGRDGKDSFAFMLWNKQELLNFDQILKNQTPNKAEFLKIISYLYSIFQVAEFELPEKTFQLNTLGIQNFTKLSKAKINNILNFLHNQEIIYYNENKSLSSLELFIKADEIDQLPQKDAYFMELLFRTISGITTHKVMFSEQQVSNKINVSVPLIKERLKELQQKNYLEYIDGALSSIKFLKPRDERAVNSAYWKLFEHIQRNKIQKWEEMKFYAENNEYCKMKLILAYFGEKNSKNCGQCSVCEKNKQSMFGKNISQQIINLLAKKPSTIEELSIQLSYHSKENILENLIFLLDSGKVRMLNFRTYELNHQ
- a CDS encoding M12 family metallopeptidase, encoding MNKKTNGLFSQKIFSKRTVLMSIIMTAVLTSCSKNNEEITSEAQTNAFNVKNVKKGQMNGQEITYERKNGMNFFQGDIVLSDKQLAEGSEANKGGASFSRWPNGKIYYTIASNMGSINVNKINSAISEYNNKTNTQWIYRTNQSNYVEFIFGSSSGSDGWAHIGYQGGKQTVSLDQYISVGSVIHEMGHTVGLYHEHTRKDRDQYVKILWNNIQSGQSYNFNIYNSGTDIGPFNINSVMMYWPTSYSKNGLPTITRADNSNFTYNRTGFTTGDINTINTMYP
- a CDS encoding LLM class flavin-dependent oxidoreductase, whose product is MKNFEISVLDLAPVKQGKSIHDTFQDSLSLANHAENLNYKRFWLAEHHNMESIASSATSVLIGFIANGTKTIRVGSGGVMLPNHSSLIIAEQFGTLESLFPGRIDLGVGRAPGTDGLTAQALGRNPAIINEQFPRQILELQRYFSKENSDAMVRAIPGEGLDVPIYILGSSTDSAWLAAELGLPYAFAGHFAPEQMEMAFKIYREHFEPSKYLDKPYIIACVNGVAAETSEEAHKISTTLFQAFINIVRNDRKPFAPPVDDMDEIWSPMEKSMVLQKLRYTFIGDQDEVQEKLKNFQEKFQVDELMINSHIYDHQKRLRSYEIFREAVNSLSEA
- the fmt gene encoding methionyl-tRNA formyltransferase gives rise to the protein MKSLKVVFLGTPEFAKTSLEAIHQSHHQVVGVVTVADKASGRGQKIHQSPVKVYAEENNIPVFQPEKLRNPEFLEELRKLDADVFVVVAFRMMPKVLFEMPKMGTFNLHASLLPDYRGAAPINYAVINGEEKSGATTFFINEKIDEGNILLQQEIEILPDENAGSLHDRLMEVGSKLVVKTLDGLAENAIEEKPQPQVEHPKNAYKIFKEDTRIKWDQSSKTIHQFILGMSPYPAAFTTLKIENEEKGLKIFGGKFELSDHGKPVGTLDISKNEFKIYTQDGIYYPLELQLEGKKRMTVKDFLNGFRNFDGITLN
- the ribB gene encoding 3,4-dihydroxy-2-butanone-4-phosphate synthase translates to MSDIKLNTIPEAIEDLKNGKIIIVVDDEDRENEGDFLCAAELTTPEIINFMALHGRGLICMPLPEKRCDELGLEVMVSRSSDPKETAFTVSVDLLGNGTSTGISAGDRAKTILALMDEKSKPTDFMRPGHIFPLRARKGGVLKRAGHTEAAIDLTNLAGLKEGGVICEIMNEDGTMSRLPELHAFAQKHDMKIVSIEDLIHYQLKKGNLVERLEEKKVKTHYGDFDFYAFRETSNDQIHFALTKGAWTVDEPVLVRVQSSDSYFDVLTRLNNGEKPLLEKVTGMVNEAGKGAIIFINNVSNSENTLRKLQQFLNYQDGQEQHPTLAYNYRDYGIGTQILKNLGINKFKVITQNPNIKPQVGGYDVEVTEMVQL